The following coding sequences are from one Polyodon spathula isolate WHYD16114869_AA chromosome 7, ASM1765450v1, whole genome shotgun sequence window:
- the LOC121318184 gene encoding proline-rich transmembrane protein 4-like, whose protein sequence is MLDQGYMLMIVLWCSLPGTSLPETEGKNVVAHTSPQSPKTDLIPHHQSYTAKLGTFSRPSWVPTDLTVASKTPSFLLLPFSLSADLQHTNFESTRPSTEGMSTSFGPSPILPLFQRKQDKNVQPERPMETGTTPRNNANDFTRPSTVSLPSETVILSMFTSVKTGTGSRLPTYQKELPLDQTTLPINTFTSNQEKPYTTKEETVDKRPFMTTKNSNTPLPASDILILETTKLLTPSQSPKSFNLESPTPGTVTVANVRLESTGLPINQEPTTVKKPNSELRLIEGEMVTDNEDTGLLPTVADEVVFNESKILHEDVSQKITFSKTPGTETLDSTDSHQDWSSATVNVDPSALSDCNQDRTGECGSSDTWSSAVPDEEDPENESYNLFLLPPMFVPLHADWNSAMATWGVAWEAHIYGVGSLFSLVVFLSALSLLCLPFRCQSGYSYFVTIDVFLLITGSSRTFSMFYDAYNHQDKLAAPATVLLYEVPFPCLTSAFGIVFLLLSMRSRMQLSYSVFQHPCFLAIVVFLHFSSSLGSILVVQLFTQLPWLFFVSQGVFVALTAFMSILYFIFYCYVRADAKHIYHLNNTSPPIERHNRCPFADLKDWDKAAMTAAFSALFALLCAALQLYAMLHALGFGGMEVFHPWPWWAFHLSCRICEVGMCLTLALIVMYPLFCSNDAPQCTCLSKIFCMSHSHVTMKTPILPNNYQWSSSQQEKLVICDTITRGENECLPLYTLVENHLGSIEGLDLLYHSNRGLLAKDKELNTKPIHSSRTSSFSIQMDSDSTVDLRPPSPINLGRSIDEALFSEALFPQSLFQNSKLYSSSNLSLSVKNIADNGASKESAAARGLYRTSSCIEMDLVPPLKGYISSSNTLNATSSTEQWRGSSTSGLYKLSHDGSSLVLCSSPERLGYSSLGSNQIPSRNLSHSSLDQEPQIQRHYQALGSAFQDRPGESGLDLQSEFTNVCRQIDKSSVSSDTIDL, encoded by the exons ATGCTTGATCAAGGCTATATGTTGATGATTGTTCTATGGTGTTCACTACCAGGGACCTCTCTTCCTGAAACTGAGGGGAAAAATGTGGTGGCACATACCTCACCACAATCCCCAAAGACAGACCTAATTCCTCATCACCAGTCTTACACTGCGAAGCTTGGCACCTTCTCTAGACCATCTTGGGTGCCTACGGACCTTACAGTAGCATCTAAAACACCTTCTTTCCTTTTATTACCCTTCAGTCTGTCAGCTGATCTTCAGCATACAAATTTTGAATCTACCCGACCAAGTACAGAGGGCATGAGTACAAGCTTTGGGCCTTCACCAATCCTACCATTATTCcaaagaaaacaagacaaaaacgtTCAACCCGAAAGACCCATGGAAACAGGGACTACACCGAGAAATAATGCAAATGATTTTACAAGACCTAGCACTGTGTCACTGCCCTCCGAAACTGTGATACTGTCGATGTTTACATCTGTCAAGACTGGAACAGGCAGCCGCCTTCCAACTTACCAAAAGGAACTTCCTCTTGACCAAACTACTTTACCGATTAACACTTTCACAAGCAACCAAGAAAAACCATATACAACTAAGGAAGAAACAGTGGATAAAAGGCCTTTTATGACAACTAAAAACAGTAATACTCCTCTACCTGCCTCTGATATCTTGATCTTGGAGACAACTAAGCTTCTTACTCCATCACAATCCCCCAAATCATTCAACCTTGAATCTCCAACACCAGGAACAGTCACAGTTGCCAATGTGAGGTTGGAATCAACTGGATTACCCATTAACCAGGAACCAACTACTGTGAAGAAACCAAATTCTGAATTGAGGTTAATAGAGGGTGAAATGGTTACTGATAATGAGGACACGGGATTGCTCCCCACAGTTGCCGATGAAGTTGTATTTAATGAAAGTAAAATTCTACATGAAGATGTTTcccaaaaaataacattttctaagACTCCAGGAACTGAAACATTAGACA GTACAGATTCTCATCAGGATTGGTCTTCAGCGACGGTGAATGTTGATCCATCAGCTTTGTCTGACTGCAACCAAGACAGAACTGGGGAATGCGGTTCCTCAGATACCTGGAGTTCTGCTGTTCCTGATGAGGAGGATCCAGAAAATGAATCCTACAACCTGTTTCTACTTCCCCCAATGTTTGTTCCTCTCCACGCAGACTGGAACAGTGCAATGGCAACATGGGGTGTTGCCTGGGAAGCCCACATCTATGGAGTAGGGTCATTGTTTTCTCTAGTGGTCTTCCTTTCAGCTCTAAGCTTGCTGTGTCTACCTTTTAGATGCCAATCAGGCTACAGTTACTTTGTGACCATTGATGTGTTTCTTTTGATAACTGGTTCCAGCAGAACATTTTCCATGTTTTACGATGCCTATAACCACCAGGACAAGTTAGCTGCACCTGCAACAGTACTCCTGTATGAAGTGCCATTTCCTTGCCTCACCTCTGcttttggaattgttttcctgCTCCTTTCAATGAGGTCCAGGATGCAGTTGTCCTACTCTGTATTTCAACATCCATGCTTCTTAGCCATAGTAGTGTTCCTGCACTTTTCTTCCTCTTTAGGCTCAATTCTGGTAGTGCAACTCTTTACTCAGCTTCCTTGGCTGTTTTTTGTGTCACAAGGAGTATTTGTGGCCTTGACGGCCTTTATGTCAATTTTATACTTCATTTTCTACTGTTACGTGAGAGCAGATGCCAAGCACATTTACCATTTAAACAATACTTCTCCACCAATAGAAAGGCACAATAGGTGCCCTTTTGCAGACTTAAAGGATTGGGATAAAGCAGCAATGACGGCAGCATTCTCTGCATTGTTTGCACTATTATGTGCAGCTCTTCAGTTGTATGCCATGCTGCATGCCTTGGGATTTGGTGGAATGGAGGTATTCCACCCTTGGCCCTGGTGGGCCTTCCATTTGAGCTGCAGGATATGCGAGGTTGGCATGTGCCTTACTTTGGCCCTCATTGTAATGTATCCTCTCTTTTGTTCTAATGATGCACCCCAGTGTACCTGTTTGTCCAAGATATTCTGCATGTCTCACAGCCATGTGACAATGAAAACACCCATCCTCCCAAACAACTACCAGTGGTCTTCCTCCCAGCAGGAAAAGCTGGTGATCTGCGACACCATCACCCGGGGTGAAAACGAATGCCTTCCTCTCTATACGTTAGTGGAGAACCACCTCGGCAGCATAGAAGGCCTTGATCTTCTATACCATAGTAACAGGGGTTTATTAGCAAAAGACAAGGAGTTAAATACAAAGCCCATACATAGCTCAAGAACCTCCTCTTTCAGCATCCAGATGGACAGTGACTCCACAGTAGACCTCAGGCCCCCTTCCCCTATAAATCTAGGACGCAGCATCGATGAAGCTCTTTTCAGTGAAGCCCTTTTTCCCCAAAGCCTCTTCCAGAACTCTAAGCTCTACAGCTCCAGCAACTTGTCTCTCAGTGTTAAAAACATAGCGGACAATGGAGCTTCCAAAGAGAGTGCTGCTGCCCGAGGCCTCTACAGGACTTCCTCTTGCATAGAGATGGACTTGGTGCCGCCATTGAAAGGTTACATATCCAGTTCCAATACATTAAACGCAACATCATCCACTGAGCAGTGGCGAGGCAGCAGCACAAGCGGTCTTTACAAACTGTCCCACGACGGATCATCACTGGTGCTCTGCTCAAGTCCAGAGAGGCTTGGCTACTCGTCCCTAGGCAGTAACCAAATCCCATCAAGAAACCTGTCCCACTCAAGCTTAGACCAGGAACCTCAAATTCAAAGACATTACCAGGCCTTGGGTTCTGCTTTCCAGGACAGGCCCGGAGAATCAGGCTTAGATCTTCAATCTGAATTTACGAATGTTTGCAGACAAATTGACAAGTCGAGTGTTAGCAGCGACACAATAGACTTGTAG